In Prochlorococcus marinus str. MIT 1214, one DNA window encodes the following:
- a CDS encoding Tab2/Atab2 family RNA-binding protein, translated as MIASKKPDLKKTDWEIDFYSRPIIDENEKKRWELLITSTNNFKDTKTFKWEKICPASNVNSIWLKDALEEAIGEAYSQGWDKPAVIRCWRSSMKTMIKRAADQIGIELISSRRTYSLFEWLIDREKNFYPQQKGYIGINLAPPSSPITNQAIPLPEEVRGDSWSFASLSLKTLREADEWDIEFSNLIPVKDSINQNISIPGIRLFSPKRSLALAAWLGGLEPAKLLIEGTQIILEAGQADRWLVTDVEKEAKKAIENNFLNAKLEADGLQFISVQKSPKENSLDGFWMLKDIGEI; from the coding sequence GTGATTGCATCAAAAAAACCTGATTTAAAAAAAACAGACTGGGAAATAGACTTTTATTCCCGCCCTATAATTGATGAAAATGAAAAAAAAAGATGGGAGTTACTAATAACATCTACAAATAATTTCAAAGATACAAAAACATTTAAATGGGAAAAAATATGTCCAGCCTCAAATGTAAATTCTATTTGGTTAAAAGATGCATTAGAAGAAGCTATTGGTGAAGCTTATTCTCAAGGCTGGGATAAACCTGCCGTTATTCGTTGTTGGCGATCCTCTATGAAAACAATGATAAAACGTGCAGCAGATCAAATCGGAATTGAACTTATTTCCAGCAGACGAACGTACTCATTGTTTGAATGGCTTATTGATAGAGAAAAGAATTTCTATCCTCAGCAAAAAGGATATATTGGCATCAACCTTGCTCCTCCTTCAAGCCCAATTACAAACCAAGCTATACCATTACCTGAGGAAGTAAGAGGGGACTCTTGGAGCTTTGCTTCTCTTTCTCTAAAAACACTAAGAGAGGCTGATGAATGGGATATAGAATTTTCCAATTTAATTCCTGTTAAAGATTCAATTAATCAAAATATTTCTATTCCTGGTATTAGACTTTTTAGTCCAAAAAGATCCTTGGCACTTGCAGCTTGGCTCGGAGGACTTGAACCAGCAAAGCTTTTAATAGAAGGTACTCAAATAATTCTAGAAGCAGGTCAAGCTGATAGATGGTTGGTAACTGATGTCGAAAAAGAAGCCAAAAAAGCTATTGAAAATAATTTTCTAAATGCAAAACTAGAAGCAGACGGACTTCAATTTATTTCAGTTCAAAAAAGTCCTAAAGAAAATTCTCTAGATGGTTTTTGGATGCTAAAAGATATTGGAGAGATTTAA
- the ilvB gene encoding biosynthetic-type acetolactate synthase large subunit yields MTLTSTPNQIGDSGTQTQYEMSGADALMDSLRRHGVDTIFGYPGGAILPIYDAVFKAEQEGWLKHILVRHEQGGTHAADGFARATGKVGVCFGTSGPGATNLVTGIATAQMDSVPLVVITGQVPRPAIGTDAFQETDIFGITLPIVKHSWVVRDPSEIAKVVAQAFLIASSGRPGPVLIDVPKDVGQEMFKYLPVEPGSIKPPGFELPFAPEHKAISAALDLIENAEQPLLYVGGGVISSGAHETLAAIANRYQIPVTTTLMGKGAFDEREPLSVGMLGMHGTAYANFAVTECDLLIAIGARFDDRVTGKLDTFAPKAKVIHFEIDPAEINKNRVVEVSVLGDVGISLVKLLDLSNQRKTNPKTSNWLKKIKSWKNDFPLIIPPKKGEIYPQEVLIALRELAQDAYITTDVGQHQMWAAQYLLNGPRQWISSAGLGTMGFGMPAAMGVKVALPKEQVICIAGDASILMNIQELGTIAQYKLNLKVIIINNHWQGMVRQWQESFYDERYSASNMSVGEPDFISLSKAFGIEGIVISERDKLIPELQKALANEGPVLVNVNVRKGENCYPMVPPGKSNAQMVGIPEIKK; encoded by the coding sequence GTGACCCTGACTTCTACGCCTAATCAAATAGGAGATTCAGGAACACAAACTCAATATGAGATGTCAGGAGCTGATGCCTTGATGGATTCGCTGCGAAGGCATGGCGTAGATACTATTTTTGGTTATCCAGGCGGAGCAATCCTCCCAATATATGATGCAGTTTTTAAAGCAGAGCAAGAGGGATGGCTAAAACATATTCTTGTTCGACATGAGCAAGGTGGAACGCATGCTGCAGATGGTTTTGCCCGAGCGACAGGGAAAGTAGGTGTTTGTTTTGGTACTTCAGGGCCTGGAGCGACGAATCTAGTAACAGGGATAGCCACTGCTCAGATGGATTCTGTACCTCTTGTCGTCATTACAGGACAAGTCCCAAGACCTGCTATTGGTACTGATGCTTTTCAAGAAACAGATATTTTTGGGATAACACTTCCAATTGTTAAACATTCATGGGTCGTAAGAGATCCATCTGAAATTGCAAAAGTTGTAGCTCAAGCTTTTCTTATTGCCTCATCGGGTAGACCAGGACCTGTTTTGATTGATGTACCAAAAGATGTTGGACAAGAGATGTTCAAATATCTTCCTGTTGAGCCAGGTTCAATAAAGCCACCAGGCTTTGAACTACCATTCGCGCCGGAACATAAAGCCATAAGTGCAGCCTTAGATTTAATTGAAAATGCTGAGCAACCACTCCTTTACGTTGGAGGGGGTGTTATTTCTTCGGGAGCGCATGAAACTCTGGCTGCTATTGCTAATAGATATCAAATACCCGTAACAACAACTTTGATGGGGAAAGGCGCCTTTGATGAACGTGAGCCTTTATCAGTAGGGATGCTTGGTATGCATGGAACAGCTTATGCAAATTTTGCTGTGACTGAATGTGATTTATTGATTGCTATTGGAGCAAGATTTGATGACAGAGTTACCGGTAAATTAGATACTTTTGCTCCTAAAGCAAAAGTAATTCATTTTGAGATTGACCCTGCTGAAATAAATAAAAATAGAGTAGTTGAAGTTTCCGTATTAGGTGATGTTGGAATTAGCCTCGTTAAATTATTAGATCTCAGTAACCAACGAAAAACAAATCCGAAAACTTCTAACTGGCTTAAAAAAATTAAAAGCTGGAAAAATGATTTTCCTTTGATTATCCCCCCTAAAAAAGGAGAAATTTATCCACAGGAAGTATTAATAGCCTTAAGAGAGTTGGCTCAAGATGCTTACATTACAACTGATGTTGGACAACATCAGATGTGGGCAGCTCAATATCTGTTGAATGGACCAAGACAATGGATTAGCAGTGCTGGACTTGGAACAATGGGTTTTGGAATGCCCGCGGCAATGGGAGTCAAAGTTGCTTTGCCTAAGGAGCAAGTTATTTGTATTGCGGGTGATGCAAGTATCCTGATGAACATTCAGGAGCTTGGTACTATCGCTCAATATAAGCTGAATTTAAAAGTAATTATCATCAATAATCATTGGCAAGGAATGGTTAGGCAATGGCAAGAAAGCTTTTATGATGAAAGGTATTCGGCATCTAACATGTCTGTTGGGGAACCTGACTTTATTTCGCTTTCTAAGGCTTTTGGGATTGAGGGCATTGTGATTTCAGAAAGAGACAAATTAATTCCTGAACTTCAGAAAGCATTAGCTAATGAAGGACCAGTTCTTGTTAACGTAAATGTAAGAAAAGGTGAAAATTGTTACCCCATGGTGCCACCTGGAAAAAGTAATGCTCAAATGGTTGGTATACCTGAGATTAAAAAATAA
- the hemH gene encoding ferrochelatase, which produces MARVGVLLLNLGGPERIKDVGPFLYNLFSDPEIIRLPVPAFQKPLAWLISLLRSSKSQEAYRSIGGGSPLRRITEQQARELQSYLRNIGIEATTYVAMRYWHPFTESAVADIKADGVSQVVVLPLYPHFSISTSGSSFRELKRLKDGDSEFAELSIRCIRSWFDHPAYVSSMAELIKKQILACDLPQEAHVFFTAHGVPKSYVEEAGDPYQDQIQNCSLLIIDQLENSLGFSNSFSLAYQSRVGPEEWLKPYTEQVLEKLGKSGVKELVVVPISFVSEHIETLQEIDIEYKEIAHKNGIVNFKRVPALDTYPLFIEGLADLVSSCLNGEGISLEEASKLPERVKLYPQEKWQWGWNNSSEVWNGRVAMIVFLCFLMELIIGGGPLHHIGLL; this is translated from the coding sequence ATGGCTCGGGTTGGTGTCCTCTTATTAAATCTCGGAGGTCCTGAGAGGATTAAGGACGTTGGCCCATTTTTGTATAATTTATTTTCTGATCCAGAGATAATTCGTTTACCAGTTCCTGCTTTTCAAAAACCTCTGGCTTGGCTTATCAGCTTATTAAGAAGTAGTAAATCACAAGAGGCTTATAGATCGATTGGAGGCGGATCACCTTTACGTCGTATTACTGAGCAACAGGCAAGAGAACTCCAAAGTTATCTTAGAAATATAGGAATAGAAGCTACAACATATGTTGCGATGAGGTATTGGCATCCATTCACTGAGTCAGCCGTAGCGGATATTAAGGCTGACGGTGTTAGCCAAGTTGTTGTTTTGCCTCTTTATCCCCATTTTTCTATTAGTACAAGTGGATCCAGTTTTAGAGAATTGAAAAGGTTGAAAGATGGTGACTCTGAGTTTGCAGAATTATCAATTCGTTGTATTCGTAGCTGGTTTGATCATCCAGCCTATGTTTCTTCAATGGCTGAATTAATAAAGAAACAAATTTTAGCTTGTGATTTACCTCAAGAGGCCCACGTTTTTTTTACTGCGCATGGTGTTCCTAAAAGCTATGTAGAAGAAGCCGGAGATCCTTATCAAGATCAAATACAGAACTGTTCACTTTTGATTATTGATCAGCTTGAAAATTCGCTTGGATTCAGCAATTCATTCTCACTTGCTTATCAAAGCAGAGTGGGGCCAGAAGAGTGGCTAAAACCATATACCGAGCAAGTCCTAGAAAAATTAGGAAAATCTGGCGTTAAGGAACTTGTCGTGGTTCCAATAAGTTTTGTGAGTGAGCATATTGAAACTCTCCAAGAAATTGATATTGAGTACAAAGAAATTGCTCATAAAAATGGAATTGTTAATTTTAAAAGAGTTCCTGCTCTTGATACCTATCCGCTGTTTATTGAAGGATTGGCCGATCTTGTTTCTTCTTGCTTAAACGGTGAAGGAATTAGTTTAGAGGAAGCATCAAAATTACCAGAAAGAGTAAAACTTTATCCTCAAGAAAAATGGCAATGGGGTTGGAATAACAGCTCTGAAGTTTGGAATGGAAGAGTTGCAATGATTGTTTTTCTTTGTTTCTTGATGGAATTAATAATTGGGGGTGGACCTTTACACCATATAGGTTTGCTCTGA
- a CDS encoding nuclease codes for MTSSSVLLIGDHNRTYTVKLACTEISPDLEDKSVKWLKKQLPRHTKVNLKPKGSVDGVLLAKVIPFDSNTDITEEYIKEGLAKNKC; via the coding sequence GTGACTAGTTCTTCTGTTTTGTTGATCGGAGATCATAATCGTACCTATACTGTGAAATTAGCATGTACAGAAATTAGCCCTGACTTAGAAGATAAATCTGTTAAATGGCTCAAAAAACAACTACCAAGACATACAAAAGTAAATTTAAAACCTAAGGGATCAGTTGATGGTGTCCTGCTTGCTAAAGTTATTCCTTTTGATAGCAATACTGATATAACTGAGGAATATATAAAGGAAGGATTAGCAAAAAACAAATGCTAA
- a CDS encoding S1 RNA-binding domain-containing protein, which yields MAGSDSQPKKATPPRPATDAPRKPLQVMHISRKTEKEIINKESSNKEVSAQAKDKRFDEKVLHEKKFPELKKAPEQQNLIQEDSSNSFPTTTMEDLLRSEKNYDYKKNIEAFNDQNVFKQKSRTVDEFDFDEDEFLAALEENQPIGTTGEIAKGSVIAVESDGIYVDIGGKAPGFMPKNECGLGVITNLKERFPKGLQVEVLVTREQNADGMVTISCRALELRKSWDKVQNLAKEGKVIRVQINGFNRGGVTCDFEGLRGFIPRSQLEDGENHQSLVSKTINTAFLEVNPERRKLVLSEKKAAIASRFSELEIGQLIEGEILTIKPYGFFVDLKGVSGLLHHSMVTNGSMRSLREVFQPGESIKALITDLDPSRGRIGLNTALLEGPPGELITDKAKVMEEADERAIKARNSLNKEKVDTQKEDKGINLSS from the coding sequence AGGTGATGCATATCAGTCGAAAGACTGAGAAAGAAATCATTAATAAAGAATCATCTAACAAAGAAGTCTCTGCCCAAGCTAAAGATAAAAGATTTGATGAAAAAGTTCTACATGAAAAAAAATTTCCTGAGCTAAAGAAAGCACCTGAACAGCAAAACTTAATCCAGGAGGACTCTAGCAATAGTTTCCCAACAACTACAATGGAAGATCTTCTGAGATCTGAAAAAAATTATGACTATAAGAAAAATATTGAAGCTTTTAACGATCAAAATGTTTTTAAACAAAAAAGTAGAACAGTTGATGAATTTGATTTTGATGAAGACGAGTTCTTAGCAGCCTTAGAAGAGAATCAACCTATCGGTACAACTGGGGAAATTGCAAAAGGTTCAGTTATTGCAGTTGAAAGTGATGGTATTTACGTAGACATAGGCGGAAAAGCTCCAGGATTCATGCCTAAAAACGAATGTGGTCTAGGTGTAATTACAAATTTAAAAGAGCGTTTTCCAAAAGGATTACAAGTCGAAGTTCTTGTTACTAGAGAACAAAATGCCGATGGGATGGTAACAATTAGTTGTAGGGCGTTAGAGCTAAGAAAAAGCTGGGATAAAGTTCAAAATCTTGCAAAAGAAGGAAAAGTTATTCGAGTTCAAATAAATGGCTTTAACCGTGGGGGCGTCACATGCGACTTCGAAGGTTTGAGAGGTTTTATTCCTAGATCTCAACTTGAAGATGGAGAAAATCATCAATCTCTTGTTTCAAAGACAATTAATACTGCTTTTCTAGAGGTCAATCCAGAGAGACGAAAACTTGTACTTTCCGAAAAGAAAGCTGCAATTGCTTCAAGATTTTCTGAATTAGAAATTGGACAATTAATTGAGGGTGAGATCTTAACAATAAAACCTTATGGTTTCTTTGTTGATTTGAAAGGGGTCAGTGGGCTATTGCACCATTCAATGGTAACCAACGGAAGCATGAGAAGCCTTAGAGAAGTTTTTCAGCCAGGCGAATCTATCAAGGCTTTAATAACTGATTTAGATCCCTCCCGGGGACGAATTGGCTTAAACACCGCTCTTTTGGAGGGACCTCCAGGAGAACTTATTACTGATAAAGCAAAAGTAATGGAAGAGGCCGATGAGCGAGCAATTAAAGCTCGAAATAGTTTGAATAAAGAAAAAGTTGATACTCAAAAAGAAGATAAAGGCATCAATTTATCCTCATAA